A stretch of the Nitratifractor salsuginis DSM 16511 genome encodes the following:
- a CDS encoding DNA polymerase Y family protein codes for MFLHIDIDSFFVSAERSRDPGLRGVPVAVGGRSNLEIFSTRRTHIRLMDENRGAFVAPVFYSDRRKSFEEHFIDRIDGRRKIRGIVTTSSYEARERGVRTGMPLAQALRLVPELIVVPNDMLFYHRLSHALALFLAREIPALEQFSIDEFFGDLRGWISDGESEAFAIRLQERIFHRFHLPVSIGIARSKWTAKLATEYAKPYGVLRVDDVKEFIREIPIEKFPGIGRGYRCRLEARGIRTLGELIPLQKLFESWGEPGRQLYRRILGIDDEGIARHPSRQSVGISRTFDPVTDPGEVRRRIMVMARHVAYITLKLGANPTRYFLKINYASGLRAKEGVRVERIFSEALLKAELSKLFDRLHRPGEGAVKLSLSVSDFTHLHPRTLSLLEFEADRKARAITEKMQQIRERFGLDAIRTGNELLHSHT; via the coding sequence ATGTTCCTCCATATCGATATCGACAGCTTCTTCGTCTCGGCGGAGCGGAGCCGGGACCCGGGTTTGCGGGGAGTGCCCGTGGCGGTGGGAGGACGGAGCAATCTGGAGATCTTCTCCACCCGCCGTACCCATATCCGGTTGATGGATGAGAACCGGGGTGCTTTCGTGGCCCCGGTCTTCTACAGCGACCGTCGCAAAAGCTTCGAGGAGCATTTCATCGACCGGATCGACGGGCGCAGGAAGATCCGGGGGATCGTCACCACCTCCAGCTACGAGGCTAGGGAACGGGGGGTGCGCACCGGGATGCCCCTGGCCCAGGCCCTGCGCCTGGTTCCCGAGCTGATCGTAGTGCCCAACGATATGCTCTTCTACCACCGCCTTTCTCACGCTCTGGCCCTTTTCCTGGCTCGGGAGATCCCGGCACTGGAGCAGTTCAGCATCGACGAATTTTTCGGGGATCTTCGGGGATGGATTTCGGACGGGGAGAGCGAAGCTTTTGCCATAAGGCTCCAGGAGCGGATCTTTCACCGATTCCATCTTCCCGTCTCCATCGGGATCGCCCGGAGCAAATGGACCGCCAAGCTGGCGACGGAGTACGCCAAGCCCTACGGTGTGCTTCGGGTCGATGACGTCAAGGAGTTTATCCGGGAGATCCCCATCGAAAAGTTCCCCGGAATCGGGCGGGGATACCGCTGCCGCTTGGAAGCGCGGGGGATCCGGACCCTTGGAGAGCTGATCCCTCTGCAAAAGCTCTTCGAGAGCTGGGGCGAGCCGGGACGGCAACTCTACCGGCGCATCCTGGGGATCGACGACGAAGGAATCGCCCGGCACCCCTCCCGTCAATCGGTGGGGATCAGCCGCACCTTCGATCCCGTCACCGACCCCGGGGAGGTCCGACGGCGGATTATGGTGATGGCGCGGCATGTGGCCTACATCACCCTCAAGCTTGGGGCCAACCCGACCCGCTATTTCCTCAAGATCAACTATGCATCGGGGCTGAGGGCTAAGGAAGGGGTGCGGGTGGAGCGGATCTTCAGCGAAGCCCTCCTCAAAGCGGAGCTCTCCAAACTCTTCGATCGCCTTCATCGTCCGGGAGAGGGGGCGGTCAAGCTGAGCCTTTCGGTCTCGGACTTTACCCACCTGCATCCCAGGACGCTTTCGCTTCTGGAGTTTGAAGCGGACCGAAAAGCGAGGGCGATCACGGAAAAGATGCAGCAGATCAGGGAGCGCTTCGGCCTGGACGCGATCCGGACGGGCAATGAACTGCTCCATAGCCACACCTGA
- a CDS encoding TatD family hydrolase, which yields MIVDTHVHLDDPKYAEDLEGVLERSREAGVARWIIPAADPDTLPRAIELAERYEDIFFAVGVHPYDARRYERKELERHIGHEKCVAVGECGLDYYRLPEGEEAIAEEKRIQKEVFVDQIALAKEYAKPLIVHIREASLDSMKLLKENAGERGGVLHCYNADHQLLKLAERNFYYGIGGVLTFKNARKLVEVYPKIPRERLLIETDGPYLTPHPYRGKRNEPAYCRIIAEKMAELSGVSFEEITAICRENTKRLFGI from the coding sequence ATGATCGTCGATACCCATGTCCATCTCGATGACCCGAAGTATGCGGAAGATCTGGAGGGGGTGCTGGAGCGTTCCCGAGAGGCGGGGGTGGCGCGCTGGATCATTCCCGCCGCCGATCCGGATACTCTGCCCAGGGCGATCGAGCTTGCGGAGCGATACGAGGATATCTTCTTCGCCGTGGGGGTGCACCCCTACGATGCCCGCCGTTATGAGCGCAAAGAGCTGGAGCGGCATATCGGCCACGAGAAATGTGTGGCGGTCGGAGAGTGCGGCCTGGATTACTATCGGCTCCCGGAGGGGGAAGAGGCGATTGCCGAAGAGAAACGGATCCAAAAAGAGGTCTTCGTCGATCAGATCGCCCTGGCCAAAGAGTATGCCAAGCCCCTCATCGTCCATATCCGGGAAGCGAGCCTCGATTCGATGAAGCTCCTGAAAGAAAACGCGGGAGAGCGGGGCGGGGTGCTGCACTGCTACAATGCCGACCATCAGCTGCTGAAATTGGCCGAGCGTAATTTCTACTACGGCATCGGGGGAGTGCTCACCTTCAAAAATGCCCGCAAACTGGTCGAAGTCTATCCCAAGATCCCCCGGGAGCGGCTACTGATCGAGACCGACGGCCCCTATTTGACCCCTCACCCCTATCGGGGCAAGCGCAACGAGCCCGCCTATTGCCGGATCATCGCCGAAAAGATGGCGGAACTCTCCGGCGTCTCTTTCGAGGAGATCACGGCGATTTGCCGGGAAAATACGAAGAGACTCTTCGGCATCTGA